In one Lolium rigidum isolate FL_2022 chromosome 3, APGP_CSIRO_Lrig_0.1, whole genome shotgun sequence genomic region, the following are encoded:
- the LOC124697377 gene encoding uncharacterized protein LOC124697377, translating into MAAVAAAAAGAACRRAVSYTLLGPPAESLCAAAAAATAAAPATGDQFVDLLDANFNKPPPTPPAKTRTENNSPTFSTSGDPCLDFFFHVVPGTPPESVSSLLADAWAKEPTTALRLACNLRGVGGTGKSDREGFYAAALWMHTCHPATLALNARSVAEFGYLKDLPELLHRIIHGGVSTRTPGKQAAQKGGIVAGLHRSPSSGTPHRWKPSLPASTSDARVAASNRRDQEISAQAAVERHKKRADAAARAVERYARDPNYRLLHDMTADLFADLLAEDMKKLSEGNLDLSLASKWCPSVDTCYDYSTLLCEAIARRLFPKGSAPQLPEDLPDAHYAYRARELLRKEAYVPLRHALKLPEIFISAREWGKVVYTRVASIAMKNYKDLFLEHDNARFSQYLADVKSGKVKIAAGGLLPHEILATAHIDNEVSELQWQRTVDDLLAFGELNNCLAVCDVSGSMRGEPMDVCVALGLLLSELCDEPWRHRVITFSSRPQLHHVEGETLWEKCQFIRQMDWNMNTDFQAVFDQLLQVAVAGNLPPERMVKKLFVFSDMEFDQASSRPWETDYEAITRKYSEAGYGEAVPQIVFWNLRYSYSVPVTAEQKGVALVSGFSKNMLKIFLGGANIPTPRDVMDKAISGPEYEKLVVFD; encoded by the exons atggcggcggtggcggcggcggcggcaggggcggcGTGCCGCAGGGCCGTCTCGTACACCCTCCTCGGACCGCCTGCTGAGAGCCTCTGCGCTGCAGCTGCGGCGGCCACCGCGGCTGCGCCCGCTACTGGCGATCAGTTCGTTGACCTGCTCGACGCCAACTTCAACAAGCCGCCCCCGACGCCACCGGCGAAGACGCGCACCGAGAACAACTCACCGACGTTCTCCACCTCAGGGGACCcctgcctggacttcttcttccacgtcgtccccggcaccccgccggagtccGTGTCCTCCCTTCTCGCCGACGCCTGGGCCAAAGAGCCGACCACCGCACTCCGCCTCGCCTGCAACCTTCGCGGCGTCGGAGGCACGGGCAAGTCCGACAGGGAGGGCTTCTACGCCGCCGCGCTCTGGATGCACACCTGCCACCCGGCCACACTCGCCCTCAACGCGCGCTCCGTCGCCGAGTTCGGATACCTCAAGGACCTCCCCGAGCTCCTCCACCGCATCATTCACGGCGGCGTCTCCACCAGGACCCCCGGAAAGCAGGCCGCCCAGAAAGGTGGGATCGTCGCTGGCTTACACCGCTCACCATCATCAGGTACGCCGCATCGCTGGAAGCCGAGCCTCCCCGCGAGCACTAGTGACGCGCGCGTCGCTGCGAGTAATAGGCGCGACCAGGAGATCTCCGCCCAGGCCGCCGTCGAGCGTCACAAGaagcgcgcggacgccgcggccaGAGCCGTCGAGAGGTACGCCCGGGACCCCAACTACCGCCTTCTGCACGACATGACGGCGGATCTGTTCGCCGACCTCCTCGCCGAGGACATGAAGAAGCTATCGGAGGGCAATCTCGATCTCTCGCTCGCCTCCAAGTGGTGCCCGTCGGTCGACACCTGCTACGACTACTCCACACTGCTCTGCGAGGCCATCGCTCGCCGCCTCTTCCCCAAGGGCTCGGCGCCCCAGCTCCCAGAGGACTTGCCGGATGCGCACTACGCCTACCGCGCGCGCGAGCTCCTCCGCAAGGAGGCGTACGTGCCGCTGCGCCACGCCCTCAAGCTCCCCGAGATCTTCATCTCGGCTCGCGAATGGGGGAAAGTGGTGTACACGCGCGTGGCCTCCATCGCCATGAAGAACTACAAGGACCTCTTCCTCGAGCACGACAACGCCCGCTTCAGCCAATACCTCGCCGACGTCAAGTCCGGTAAGGTGAAGATTGCGGCGGGCGGCCTGCTGCCGCACGAGATCCTGGCCACTGCCCACATAGACAATGAAGTGTCCGAGCTGCAGTGGCAGCGTACTGTGGATGATCTGTTGGCCTTTGGAGAGCTCAACAACTGCCTTGCCGTGTGCGACGTGTCGGGCAGCATGCGCGGCGAGCCGATGGACGTCTGCGTCGCGCTCGGCCTCCTGCTCTCGGAGCTCTGTGACGAACCGTGGCGCCACCGCGTCATTACCTTCAGCAGCCGGCCACAGCTGCACCACGTCGAGGGGGAGACCCTTTGGGAGAAGTGCCAGTTTATCCGTCAGATGGACTGGAACATGAACACCGACTTCCAGGCGGTGTTCGACCAGCTCCTACAGGTAGCGGTCGCCGGCAACCTGCCTCCGGAGCGCATGGTGAAGAAGCTCTTCGTTTTCAGCGACATGGAGTTCGACCAGGCGTCCTCCAGGCCGTGGGAGACGGACTACGAGGCGATCACGAGGAAGTACTCCGAGGCCGGGTACGGAGAGGCCGTGCCGCAGATTGTCTTTTGGAACCTGCGCTACTCGTACTCGGTGCCGGTGACGGCGGAGCAGAAGGGGGTGGCGCTGGTCAGCGGCTTCTCCAAGAACATGCTCAAGATATTcctcggcggcg CAAACATCCCAACGCCGAGGGACGTCATGGATAAGGCAATCTCCGGGCCGGAATACGAGAAGCTCGTCGTGTTCGACTGA